The Watersipora subatra chromosome 1, tzWatSuba1.1, whole genome shotgun sequence genome has a window encoding:
- the LOC137385943 gene encoding cell division cycle protein 20 homolog, with protein sequence MALFSLENDFDKALRMDGPISKGPTMRWQRKLNESSGNSSSLTSNGSLLQMNSSLGGKSPAKLRRSLSLSSIQTKENNSNKSTPSRRSRTPGRFKTPTKQSAASGDRFIPNRFSTDFESAHHRASQNHLADTKPADTANSDVNNLKKEEFERVMSANLNGEQPSAKILAFRQKAPAAPEGHLNNLRVLYSQHKTPSSTAKKTARHIPSAPERILDAPDLLDDFYLNLLSWSSGNLLAVALGCRLYVWNATSGDIAQLMELDETEYISSVSWVKEGSFLAVGTSTGEVQIWDSAHKKKLRSMFGQESRVGSLAWNSHLLSSGSRSGTIHQHDVRVAEHLVGVTDAHIQEVCGLEWSPDGKYLASGGNDNMLNVWSDNFSLTSTIEPVYTFNQHQAAVKAIAWCPWQPSLLASGGGTADRCLKFWNCNTGVCLNSVDTKSQVCSVLWSQAHQELITSHGYPDHHLCIWKYPTMSRVADLMGHSARVLHTAMSPDGTTVVSGAADETLRLWKCFAIDPKKAKKAAKPVSVPFGRGIR encoded by the exons ATGGCGCTCTTTAGCCTTGAGAATGACTTTGATAAAGCGTTGAGAATGGATGGACCAATCTCTAAAGGGCCAACAATGAGATGGCAGCGAAAATTGAATGAGTCAAGTGGAAATAGCAGTTCTCTGACATCTAATGGTTCTCTTCTTCAAATGAATTCATCTTTGGGTGGGAAATCACCCGCAAAACTCCGTAGGTCTCTTAGTCTCTCGAGCATTCAAACGAAAGAGAATAACTCCAACAAATCTACTCCATCACGTCGAAGTCGCACACCAG GTCGATTCAAGACACCGACAAAACAATCAGCTGCCTCTGGAGATAGATTCATTCCAAATCGCTTCTCCACTGATTTCGAGTCAGCTCACCATCGCGCAAGTCAAAACCATTTAGCTGACACAAAGCCTGCTGATACAGCTAACAGTGAcgtaaacaatttaaaaaaagaggAGTTTGAGAGAGTTATGTCTGCCAACTTGAATGGAGAGCAGCCATCTGCCAAGATTCTTGCATTCCGCCAGAAGGCGCCTGCAGCTCCTGAag GGCATCTTAACAACCTAAGAGTCTTATACAGTCAGCACAAGACCCCATCATCTACCGCTAAAAAGACAGCTAGGCACATCCCTTCAGCCCCAGAGAGAATTCTAGATGCTCCTGATCTTCTGGATGACTTCT ATCTCAATCTGCTCTCATGGTCCAGCGGTAACCTGCTGGCTGTGGCACTTGGCTGCAGACTGTACGTTTGGAATGCTACCAGCGGGGACATTGCACAGTTGATGGAATTAGATGAGACAGAATACATCAGCTCAGTTTCCTGGGTAAAAGAAGGAAGCTTTCTGGCTGTGGGAACAAGTACAGGAGAAGTGCAG ATATGGGATTCTGCTCACAAAAAGAAGTTGCGATCTATGTTTGGTCAGGAGTCGAGAGTGGGAAGTTTAGCATGGAACTCTCACCTACTCAGTAG TGGTAGTCGTAGTGGTACAATACACCAGCATGACGTGAGGGTGGCAGAGCATCTTGTAGGCGTAACTGATGCTCATATACAAGAAGTATGTGGCTTGGAATGGTCACCAGACGGAAAATACCTCGCCAGCGGAGGAAATGACAACATGCTGAATGTTTGGTCTGACAATTTTTCCCTCACCAGCACCATCGAGCCTGTGTATACATTCAATCAGCATCAAGCTGCAGTTAAGGCCATTGCCTGGTGTCCTTGGCAGCCAAGTTTGCTCGCCAGTGGCGGGGGTACAGCCGACAGGTGCCTCAAATTCTGGAATTGTAATACTGGCGTTTGTCTCAACAGCGTTGATACGAAGTCACAG GTGTGTTCAGTCTTGTGGAGCCAGGCACACCAGGAGCTTATCACCAGTCATGGCTACCCAGACCACCACCTCTGTATTTGGAAGTACCCGACCATGAGCCGAGTGGCTGATCTCATGG GACACAGTGCAAGGGTGTTGCACACAGCCATGTCTCCTGACGGAACCACAGTTGTATCTGGAGCCGCTGATGAGACCCTGCGTCTGTGGAAATGTTTTGCCATTGATCCAAAAAAGGCCAAAAAAGCAGCTAAACCAGTTTCAGTTCCATTTGGAAGAGGGATTAGATga
- the LOC137385944 gene encoding trafficking protein particle complex subunit 5-like: MSTGGRKASILDRPLSKSKAEINVATFAFLFSEMVSYCEKRASTVSDLNGRLHALGYEVGTKILDVNYIREKGYKREINLQKMLTFIKTSIWRSLFGREADGLNQDQKDQNVYYILEKEPLVNNFFSMPKDRQNVQCTSFTAGIIEAFLIGSNYNAKVSAHYHNGTMYRIEFDDATLSKVG, from the exons ATGTCTACAGGAGGACGGAAAGCAAGCATTTTAGACAGGCCACTAAGCAAGAGCAAAGCAGAG atAAATGTGGCAACATTTGCGTTTCTGTTCTCAGAGATGGTATCCTACTGCGAGAAACGTGCTAGCACAGTTTCAGATCTCAATGGCAG GTTGCACGCGCTTGGCTATGAAGTCGGTACGAAGATACTCGATGTAAATTATATTAGAGAGAAAGGATATAAAAGAGAAATAAATCTTCAGAAAATGCTTACATTTATCAAAACCAGCATATGGAGA AGCTTGTTCGGAAGGGAAGCTGATGGGCTGAATCAGGACCAGAAGGATCAGAATGTCT ATTACATATTAGAAAAGGAACCTCTAGTAAACAATTTCTTTTCCATGCCAAAGGATCGAC AGAATGTACAATGCACATCCTTCACCGCTGGCATCATTGAGGCGTTCCTCATTGGCTCAAACTAC AATGCCAAAGTCTCAGCCCACTACCACAATGGAACGATGTATAGAATAGAGTTTGATGATGCAACCCTGAGTAAAGTTGGCTAA
- the LOC137386113 gene encoding dynein intermediate chain 3, ciliary-like → MEIVYVYTKKRAEFGKQCNFSDRPAELHVDIQPDPSLLENFIERDPVDNGIQCVQMMSEHDVNTERFETETRGINHTEGGWPKDINPAEVEQVMRYRKKVEKDEMYVNTIHQLGSVMEHIIRQNNALDIYEDYFADIEVERTDEPPSAKTINVFRDPNEYKRTATHISWFPDGPRKLAIAYCNLEFQMSPTDICNDSYIWDVENPNKPEMTLKPVSPLVCIEYNPKDSHILLGGCYNGQVAYWDVRKGSQPVEMTPVEQSHKDPAYKTVWLQSKTGTECFSTSTDGQVLWWDTRKFSEPFESMILDPTKKQDPVKSQGAMALEYEPTMPTKFMVGTEQGSVFTCNRKAKTPAEKIVSVYPGHHGPVYALQRNPFFPKNFLSVGDWTARIWSEDIRENSIMWTKYHMAYLTDGCWSPTRPAVFYTTRMDGTLDIWDFLFKQNDPTLSIQVCDEPLMSLRAQDQGRLLACGSQEGTATLLELSDGLISLQRNEKQLVTAMFERETRREKILEARHREMKLKERTKSKGAGEKEDEEKDEVEDEEDLVKKAEEEFFETIEHAVKLREKKEAEKRKQEEALRSSDEAGSGKVSPIEEEDGSNEKND, encoded by the exons ATGGAGATTGTGTACGTATACACAAAGAAGCGGGCAGAGTTTGGAAAGCAGTGCAACTTTTCAGATCGCCCTGCAGAGCTTCATGTAGATATACAGCCTGATCCAAGCTTGTTGGAAAATTTTATAGAGAGAGATCCAGTCGATAATGGCATACAATGCGTGCAGATGATGTCAGAGCACGAT GTGAATACTGAACGGTTTGAAACAGAAACTCGAGGCATAAACCATACAGAGGGTGGCTGGCCTAAAGATATAAATCCAGCAGAAGTAGAGCAGGTGATGAGGTATCGAAAGAAGGTTGAAAAAGATGAGATGTATGTAAACACAATTCATCAACTCGGATCG GTCATGGAGCATATCATTCGACAGAACAATGCTCTAGATATTTACGAGGACTATTTTGCTGACATCGAAGTCGAACGAACTGATGAACCTCCCTCGGCCAAAACTATCAATGTCTTCAG AGATCCAAATGAATATAAGAGAACAGCGACACACATCTCCTGGTTTCCTGATGGACCAAGGAAACTGGCTATCGCTTACTGTAATCTAGAATTTCAAATGTCACCTACTGATATATGCAATGACTCATACATTTGGGATGTCG AGAACCCTAACAAACCTGAGATGACTCTGAAACCAGTCTCACCATTGGTCTGCATTGAGTACAACCCGAAAGACTCTCACATTCTTCTCGGTGGCTGCTACAATGGCCAAGTCG CTTATTGGGATGTAAGAAAAGGCTCTCAACCGGTAGAGATGACACCGGTGGAACAGAGTCACAAAGATCCTGCATACAAAACTGTCTGGCTGCAGAGCAAAACAGGAACTGAGTGTTTCTCAACTAGTACCGATGGGCAGGTGCTTTGGTGGGACACGCGAAAGTTCAGCGAGCCGTTTGAAAGCATGATACTTGATCCGACAAAGAAACAAGACCCTGTTAAGTCTCAGGGTGCAATGGCTCTCGAGTATGAGCCAACAATG cCAACAAAGTTCATGGTTGGTACTGAACAAGGCTCTGTATTCACCTGCAACAGAAAGGCAAAGACACCGGCGGAGAAAATTGTGTCAGTCTATCCAGGCCACCACGGACCTGTCTATGCCCTTCAAAGAAATCCCTTCTTCCCTAAAAACTTTTTGAGCGTTGGAGACTGGACAGCGAGG atatggtCTGAGGACATCAGAGAAAACTCTATAATGTGGACCAAATATCACATGGCCTATTTGACTGATGGTTGTTGGAGCCCTACCAGACCAGCTGTATTTTACACCACAAGAATGGATGGCACACTTGATATCTGGGATTTCTTGTTCAAACAAAACGACCCAACACTTAGTATTCAG GTTTGCGATGAACCATTGATGAGCCTTAGAGCGCAAGATCAAGGACGACTGCTAGCCTGTGGATCCCAAGAAGGTACTGCTACTCTGTTGGAGCTGTCTGATGGGCTGATATCATTGCAGCGTAATGAGAAACAGCTAGTCACTGCT ATGTTTGAGAGAGAAACTCGGCGAGAGAAGATTCTAGAAGCAAGACACAGGGAAATGAAATTGAAAGAAAGAACGAAATCGAAGGGAGCTGGTGAGAAA GAGGATGAAGAAAAAGATGAAGTAGAAGATGAAGAAGATTTGGTAAAGAAGGCCGAGGAAGAATTTTTTGAAACAATAGAGCACGCCGTCAAACTGCGTGAGAAGAAAGAGGCCGAGAAGCGAAAACAAGAAGAAGCTCTGAGAAGTAGCGACGAGGCTGGCAGTGGAAAG GTGTCACCAATAGAAGAGGAAGACGGGAGCAATGAGAAGAATGACTAA